A region from the Branchiostoma lanceolatum isolate klBraLanc5 chromosome 2, klBraLanc5.hap2, whole genome shotgun sequence genome encodes:
- the LOC136428044 gene encoding chromatin remodeling regulator CECR2-like has product MTFLKLDNFELWLVDIMKHRCEMEEGRPNRRSRTRSSRTCPSAKRLESSTHYNCDYRLEAEDAQGLLKRQLQDIRDTVYFRTSARIRSQSTSSARIQMPP; this is encoded by the exons ATGACAttccttaa ACTTGACAACTTTGAGCTGTGGCTGGTCGACATCATGAAGCACCGGTGTGAGATGGAGGAGGGGAGACCCAACCGGCGCTCTAGGACAAGGAgttccaggacctgtccctccgcaAAAAGGCTGGAATCATCTACCCACTACAACTGTGACTACCGGCTGGAAGCAGAGGACGCACAGGGCTTGCTCAAG AGGCAACTGCAAGACATCAGGGACACTGTCTACTTCAGGACAAGTGCCAGGATCAGAAGCCAGAGTACAAGCAGTGCTAGGATTCAGATGCCCCCATGA
- the LOC136428045 gene encoding uncharacterized protein, translating to MEGSDARLDGPYQNRQNAIRKCYQVAKDRGFSYFAVQNGGWCASSPIAGETYQKYGRSSSCGNDGEGGPWGNEVYHITDAVPKLVSLGCWRDKADRAIPTMEGSDARLDGSYPARQDAINKCRKLTKARGFNTFALQNGGWCASSATAAQTYRKYGPSTSCGTDGEGGPWGNQVYQITGSSACEAPLDLFLLLDGSGSVGTANFDKVKQFAADVVNSFDVSPTATRIGVAQYSDRNSLVFNLGDKADKPSTVSAINGVAYQSGGTKTGAALQHVRDNAAWRGGDVPKVVIVLTDGKSGDDVAAAAQSLAADGVKVYAIGVGNFDHGELIQITNNDQNNVIELNNFDALATKIDEIAKVVCSYVSDACPSGYKGHGGICYKAFNAKKTFLQAAKACYADGGTLAMPRDAATNDFIKSLKDAIDPSGFFWFGLVDQHKENEWVWIDGRPLGSFSDWKPGEPNNLGDEDFAEYFPTQWNDVGGNAKNRRFICQVIPIDCPEGYVYHQPSRTCYKAFDAKKSYDGAVEACSADGGSLAMPRDDATNVFLIYLKNAVDNRGWFRFGLTDEHQEGGWMWSDGIALGSYSPWGPGEPNNRRNEDCGEYFPGSRPKKTRNKWNDGPCPNKNRKFICQFIPKGCPYGYKQSGASCYKAFDTDKNYNEAAKVCRNEGGSLAMPRDKVTNDFLINLKNKVDSTSWFWLGADDKNDEGTWRYIDGEPFGSFSDWSPGEPNQAGGNEDCLVLFESPRDNWNDQGCATKQKFICQIHLPIHDSCGGNVPGEFGVIVSPGYPVTQTEHQKCSWNFMARPGKVVTLIFEDFDLESTLDTVTVEDPCSDTELGKFSGTTLPPPVTSSDKQARVVLTIGTTDHSVPGRGIRFKFIATPSSAKRGVDEPLSAQQPDETLQGRGQEEADGNTNQEMLMETLKILEEDLRNADNELEYNHEE from the exons ATGGAGGGGTCGGACGCGCGTCTGGACGGGCCTTACCAAAACCGACAGAACGCCATCCGGAAGTGCTACCAAGTCGCCAAGGACAGAGGATTCTCCTACTTCGCGGTGCAAAACGGAGGCTGGTGCGCCTCTTCTCCCATCGCCGGAGAAACCTACCAGAAGTACGGCCGTTCTTCATCCTGTGGTAACGACGGCGAAGGAGGGCCCTGGGGCAATGAGGTGTACCACATCACAG ATGCCGTGCCGAAGCTTGTAAGCCTCGGCTGCTGGCGGGACAAGGCAGACAGAGCCATCCCAACCATGGAGGGGTCGGACGCGCGTCTGGACGGGAGTTATCCGGCTCGTCAGGACGCGATCAACAAGTGCCGCAAGCTGACCAAGGCTCGAGGTTTCAACACCTTCGCGCTGCAAAACGGAGGCTGGTGCGCTTCTTCAGCCACCGCTGCTCAAACCTACAGGAAATACGGACCGTCCACAAGCTGCGGTACGGACGGCGAGGGCGGGCCATGGGGGAACCAGGTCTACCAAATCACAG GGTCGTCAGCATGTGAGGCGCCACTGGATTTATTCCTACTTCTGGATGGATCTGGCAGCGTAGGGACTGCAAACTTCGATAAAGTGAAACAGTTTGCTGCCGATGTGGTCAACAGCTTCGACGTCAGCCCGACTGCCACCAGGATTGGTGTAGCACAGTACTCTGACAGGAACTC CCTGGTGTTTAACCTGGGAGACAAGGCCGACAAGCCGTCCACCGTGAGCGCCATTAATGGTGTCGCGTACCAGAGCGGCGGCACGAAGACCGGGGCTGCTCTACAACACGTCCGTGATAACGCAGCATGGAGGGGCGGCGATGTCCCGAAG GTGGTGATCGTGTTGACAGACGGAAAGTCCGGTGATGACGTAGCGGCGGCTGCTCAGAGCCTGGCCGCCGACGGAGTGAAAGTGTACGCCATCGGAGTGGGAAACTTCGATCATGGGGAGCTCATTCAAATTACCAACAACGATCAAAACAACGTAATCGAGTTGAACAACTTCGATGCCCTGGCCACGAAGATTGACGAGATTGCCAAAGTTGTCTGCTCATATGTGTCAGACG ctTGCCCTAGTGGCTACAAGGGCCATGGCGGGATCTGCTACAAGGCATTCAACGCGAAGAAGACCTTTCTCCAGGCGGCTAAGGCTTGTTACGCCgatggcggcaccctcgccatgccccgggATGCCGCCACCAACGACTTCATCAAGTCCCTCAAGGACGCCATAGACCCGTCCGGTTTCTTCTGGTTCGGTCTGGTGGATCAGCACAAGGAGAACGAGTGGGTTTGGATAGACGGCCGGCCCCTCGGCAGCTTCAGCGACTGGAAACCGGGAGAGCCAAACAACCTTGGCGACGAGGATTTTGCCGAGTACTTCCCTACACAGTGGAACGACGTGGGCGGCAACGCAAAGAACAGGAGATTCATCTGCCAAGTGATTCCAATCG ATTGCCCAGAAGGCTACGTGTACCATCAGCCAAGTCGCACGTGCTACAAAGCCTTCGACGCCAAGAAAAGCTACGACGGAGCAGTTGAAGCCTGTTCTGCCGACGGCGGttccctcgccatgccccgtgaTGACGCCACCAACGTGTTCCTCATCTACCTGAAGAATGCTGTCGACAACAGAGGCTGGTTCCGCTTCGGGCTGACCGACGAGCACCAGGAAGGGGGGTGGATGTGGTCGGACGGCATCGCCCTGGGGAGCTACTCGCCGTGGGGTCCGGGAGAACCGAATAACCGGAGAAACGAGGACTGTGGCGAGTACTTCCCTGGAAGTCGTcctaagaaaacaagaaacaagTGGAATGACGGGCCATGTCCCAATAAAAACAGGAAGTTTATCTGCCAATTCATCCCGAAAG GATGTCCCTACGGGTATAAGCAGAGCGGTGCTagctgctacaaggccttcgaCACGGACAAGAATTACAACGAAGCTGCGAAGGTTTGTCGGAATGAAGGAGGGTCTCTGGCCATGCCCCGTGACAAGGTTACTAACGACTTCTTGATCAACCTGAAGAACAAAGTGGACAGCACTTCGTGGTTCTGGCTCGGAGCGGATGACAAGAATGACGAGGGTACATGGCGGTACATCGACGGTGAACCCTTCGGGAGCTTCAGCGACTGGTCCCCGGGCGAACCGAACCAAGCCGGCGGGAACGAGGACTGCCTGGTGCTGTTCGAAAGCCCCAGGGATAACTGGAACGACCAAGGCTGCGCAACAAAGCAGAAATTCATCTGCCAGATCCATCTGCCAA TCCATGATTCCTGTGGTGGCAATGTTCCTGGAGAGTTCGGAGTGATTGTCTCACCGGGctatccggtgacacaaacagaGCATCAGAAATGCAG CTGGAACTTCATGGCTCGACCAGGGAAGGTTGTGACCCTGATCTTCGAGGATTTCGACCTGGAGAGTACCCTCGACACGGTGACCGTTGAAGACCCCTGCAGCGACACGGAGCTGGGGAAGTTCTCCGGGACCACTCTTCCTCCACCTGTCACCAGCAGCGACAAACAGGCCAGGGTCGTCCTCACCATCGGCACCACCGACCACTCTGTCCCTGGACGTGGTATCAGGTTCAAATTCATCG CCACACCCTCTTCTGCTAAACGAGGGGTTGACGAGCCGCTGTCTGCCCAGCAGCCCGATGAGACCCTGCAGGGGCGTGGCCAGGAGGAGGCTGACGGAAACACCAACCAGGAGATGCTGATGGAGACCCTGAAGATACTGGAGGAGGACCTGCGTAATGCTGACAACGAGCTAGAG TATAATCATGAAGAGTGA
- the LOC136428046 gene encoding uncharacterized protein, with protein sequence MTMVGKKRKQAYSKPSEESEKKKRTEVTPIASTSRPRRRQPQPTVKARAQERARRTTQTLAVGRASRRQIEASLEDKLCVRPVSDVWQRTGYRLVRTGTKTILDLPIECVAKVFSFLSDRDKCRAASACRFFSQAARTPHLWSRVCVDAGFLNLSSKFPDFLFSSRDRNESKAFSLRKKHIFHLTSRNASIRDLTYELYVDQYQHTLKKLLDAQHCSNLEKLSVTCYDICTTRGEAFARKLEFVSDVLRKAHSLSPGIKSLRMRSCQLLVLPEKLELLLKFQHLQHLEVQLFLKDNVHLSGETLERLFTNFPCLTTLELEVDSTLDYKLPGRVNFRMACPTLQHLRLYYSPDFRPTSIHMPNLKTFSIKYWTDFSPHPRRVVFQDCLFEMIVRGCPGIVSINQKEVLGLADEYREDPEKVKLLSVCYCPRHGMAPPPPGAINIMVYFDHHQ encoded by the exons ATGACCATGGTAGGTAAGAAGAGAAAGCAGGCTTACTCAAAGCCTTCGGAGGAAtcagagaagaagaaaaggacagAAGTTACCCCCATTGCCTCTACCAGCAGACCAAGACGTCGGCAACCCCAGCCAACTGTGAAGGCAAGAGCACAGGAAAGAGCAAGGAGAACGACGCAAACTTTAGCAGTCGGCAGAGCTAGCAGGAGACAGATTGAAGCTAGTCTTGAAGATAAGTTGTGTGTAAGACCTGTCAGTGATGTGTGGCAGAGAACAGGCTACAGACTTGTCAGGACAGGCACCAAGACTATATTGGATCTGCCGATTGAGTGTGTTGCAAAAGTATTCTCATTTCTGTCAGACAGGGACAAATGTAGAGCGGCGTCGGCCTGTCGTTTTTTCTCCCAAGCCGCCAGGACCCCGCATTTATGGAGCCGTGTGTGTGTAGATGCTGGGTTTCTAAATCTGAGCTCCAAGTTCCCAGACTTTCTCTTCTCTAGCAGAGATCGTAATGAAAGCAAGGCTTTCAGCCTGCGAAAGAAACACATCTTTCATCTCACATCGCGTAATGCGTCCATCCGCGATCTGACCTACGAACTGTACGTGGACCAATACCAGCACACTCTAAAGAAGCTACTAGATGCGCAGCACTGTTCTAACCTGGAGAAGCTGAGTGTGACGTGTTACGACATCTGCACCACGAGAGGGGAGGCGTTTGCGCGGAAGCTGGAGTTTGTGTCGGATGTACTGAGGAAGGCTCACAGCTTGAGCCCTGGGATAAAGAGTCTCAGGATGCGTAGCTGCCAGCTGCTGGTCCTTCCCGAGAAGTTGGAGCTGCTCTTAAAGTTCCAGCACCTGCAGCACCTGGAGGTGCAGCTGTTTCTGAAGGACAATGTACACCTGTCAG GGGAGACCCTTGAGCGGCTGTTCACCAACTTCCCCTGCCTGACCACACTGGAGCTGGAGGTGGACTCCACCTTAGACTACAAGCTGCCGGGAAGAGTCAACTTCCGCATGGCCTGCCCCACCCTACAGCACCTGCGCCTGTACTACAGCCCTGACTTCAGACCCACCAGCATCCACATGCCAAATCTCAAGACCTTCAGCATCAAGTACTGGACAGACTTCTCCCCACATCCTCGCAGAGTCGTCTTCCAGGACTGCCTGTTTGAAATGATCGTGCGAGGCTGCCCGGGGATCGTGTCAATCAATCAGAAAGAGGTGCTGGGATTGGCGGACGAGTACAGGGAGGACCCAGAGAAGGTTAAGCTGCTTAGTGTGTGCTATTGTCCACGGCACGGCAtggccccccctcccccaggggCCATCAACATCATGGTTTACTTTGACCATCACCAATAG
- the LOC136428054 gene encoding leukocyte receptor cluster member 1 homolog, whose translation MNILPKKSWHVRNKDNVAKVRRDEAKAAEEEKERERRRALAEQEARTELLRARARQRLVGEGGKEATTSSTSIQDQSPDESSVTGTELVPATSLDHQGHINFFRDLEEGKKVGGVNKEHEEEKKKEQEQREKDIGLLTYLGQSAVEAQGSKPWYLNKTRRDDTQKEEDEQDKSAVSSMDMKRKNFLDPVHDMNRYLSKKRSKHQEEHKRHKKKHKEKHRDSQKGSEARSRQSSVSVEQLRAERLKREAEEKAKTERLLALRRGEAPKPTEAEVMETSKFRYNSQFNPDLVRKPRPRYQPY comes from the exons ATGAATATCCTTCCCAAAAAGAGCTGGCACGTCAGAAACAAGGACAACGTCGCTAAGGTTCGTAGAGATGAAGCGAAAGCAGCGGAGGAAGAAAAGGAGCGGGAGAGACGGCGAGCGCTGGCCGAGCAAGAAGCCCGAACCGAACTTCTTCGTGCCCGAGCGAGACAACGtttggtgggggaggggggcaaagaaGCTACTACTAGTAGCACTAGTATCCAAGATCAGAGTCCCGACGAGAGTAGTGTTACAGGGACAGAACTCGTGCCGGCTACAAGTTTGGACCACCAGGGCCATATCAATTTCTTCAGAGATCTTGAAGAAGGTAAAAAGGTCGGCGGGGTCAACAAAGAACAcgaggaagagaagaagaaggaacaaGAACAGAGGGAGAAAGACATCG GACTCCTTACATATTTAGGCCAGAGTGCAGTCGAAGCACAAGGAAGTAAACCCTGGTACTTGAACAAGACAAGGCGCGATGACACACAGAAGGAAGAAGATGAGCAAGATAAATCAGCAGTATCCAGTATGGACATGAAAAGAAAGAACTTCCTTGACCCTGTACATGACATGAACAGGTACCTCAGCAAGAAGAGGTCCAAGCACCAGGAGGAACACAAAAGGcacaagaaaaaacacaaagaaaagcaCAGAGACAGCCAGAAAGGAAGTGAGGCTAGGAGTAGGCAGAGTTCAGTAAGTGTAGAGCAGTTAAGGGCAGAGAGGCTGAAACGAGAAGCAGAAGAAAAGGCCAAAACTGAAAGACTGCTGGCACTACGTAGAGGAGAGGCACCAAAACCTACTGAGGCAGAAGTTATGGAGACCTCTAAGTTCAGATACAACTCACAGTTCAATCCAGACTTGGTCCGTAAACCTCGGCCAAGATATCAGCCATATTGA